The sequence below is a genomic window from Streptomyces sp. V1I1.
CAGGCCGCGCTGCACGCCGTGCGCGAGGGGCTGATGATGCTCGACGGGCAGCGGCGGATCGCCCTGTTCAACGACGGCGCGCGCGAGCTCCTCGGACTGGACGACGACGCGGTCGGCCGCCCGGTGGCCGAGCTCGGGCTGCCGGCCCCACTCATGGGCGCGCTGCTGGCGTCCGAGCCGCGGGTCGACGAGGTGCATCTGACCGCCGACCGCGTCATCGTCGTGAACACCAGCCCCGTCGTCGGTGCCAAGCAGCGCGGGACCGTGGTCACGCTCCGCGACCACACCGAACTCCAGGCGCTCTCGGGGGAGTTGGACTCCGAGCGCGGCTTCACCCAGGCCCTGCGCTCACAGGCGCACGAGGCGGCCAACCGCCTCCACGCGGTCGTCTCGCTGATCGAGCTCGGCCGTGCGGACGAGGCGGTCGACTTCGCGACCGCCGAGCTGGAACTGGCCCAGGACCTGACCGACCGGGTCGTCGGCGCGGTCGGCGAGCCGGTGCTGGCCGCGCTGCTGCTCGGCAAGACGGCGCAGGCGAACGAGCGCGGCGTTGAGCTGGTCATCACGGAGGACAGCCGGATCGACGACGGGGTCCTTCCGCCGTCGCTGCCGGCGCGTGACCTGGTGACGATCCTGGGCAACCTGATCGACAACGCGGTCGACGCGGCGTCGGAGGCGGCGACGGGGTGGGGCAGCGACCCGCTCGAACCCGGGCCCGTGTCCGGGCGGCCGCTGCGCGCCCGGGTCGCGGTCACGGCGCGCGCGGACCAAGACGAACTGCTGCTGCGCGTCGCGGACTCGGGCGCGGGCATCGACCCGGCCGACGCGGACGAGGTGTTCCGGCGCGGCTGGTCCACGCACGGCGCGGGGCGCGGGCTTGGCCTCGCGCTGGTCAAGCAGGCCGCGCACCGCAGCCGCGGCACGGTGACCCTGGCCCGGGGACCGGACGGCGGCGCGGAGTTCACCGTACGACTGCCGCTGCACACGGCGGAGGTCCCGGCATGACCACCGCCCCACCCGCGCCTCCCCCGCGCCCCGCCGCGCCAAGTCCCCGGCAGCCGCGCACCGCGGAGGTGGCCGAGTGAGCAGCGAGCCCATCAGAGTTCTCGTCGTCGAGGACGACCCCGTCGCCGCCGACGCGCACGCGCTCTACGTCGGCCGCGTCGCCGGGTTCACCGTCGCCCGGGGTCGCGCACTCGCGCGCCGAAGCCGTACGGATTCTCGAACGCGCCGAGGTCGATCTGCTCCTCCTCGACCTGTACCTTCCCGACGGGCACGGCCTGCACCTCGTACGGTCGCTGCGCGCCGCCGGGCACTCGGCCGACGTCATCGCCGTCACCTCCGCCCGCGACCTCGCGATCGTCCGCGAAGGCGTCTCCCTCGGGGTCGTCCAGTACGTCCTGAAGCCCTTCACCTTCGCCACCCTCCGCGACCGCCTCTGCCGGTACGCCGAGTTCCGCGCCGCCGCCGGTGAGGCCAGCGGCCAGGACGAGGTCGACCGGGCGCTCGCCGCGCTCCGGGCGCCCGAGGGCGGCGGGCTGCCCAAGGGGCTCAGCGCCCCCACGCTGGCGGCCGTCACCCGTACCCTGCGCGAATCCGCTACCGGGCTCACCGCCGCCGAGGCCGGCGCCGCCGTCGGCATCTCGCGGATCACCGCGCGCCGCTATCTCGAGCATCTCGTCACCGAAGGGCGGGCCGTGCGCAGCCCGCAGTACGGGCAGATCGGACGGCCCGAGCTCCAGTACCGCTGGAAGCCCGCCGCACATTGAGTGGCCGCCCCAACGACCTTGGCCTGCACGGGGATTGACCTTGTGAACGGAGGGGTCCTACGGTCACCGGGCAGCCCCCGTGCCCGCAGCCCTCCGGCTCGGACGCCCCCGGCTCAGAGGAGGTCGTGCCCGTGCGCCCCACCGCCCCACTGATCCTCGTCACCACTGTCACCGCACTAGCCGCGGCAACGCTCACTGCCTGCGGCGGCGACGCCGGAGGCGACCCCGACACCGTCAAGGTCGCCTACAACCGGTCCACCGACAACAAGATCCGCTTCAAGGATGCCCATCTCGAGGCCGCCAAGAAGCAGTTCGAGAAGGAACACCCGGGCAAGAAGATCAAGCTCATACCGATCCAGGCCCCGGACAACGACTACGCCACCAAGGCACAGCAGATGATGCGCTCCCCCAAGACCGCCCCGGATCTGGTCTACGAGGACACCTTCCGCATCAACTCCGACATCAAGGCCGGGTACTTGAAGCCGCTGGACGACTATCTCCCCAAGTGGGACCAGTGGAGCCAGTTCGTCGACACGGCGAAGGCCGCGGCCAAGGCGGAGGACGGCAAGACGTACGGCATCCCCGACGGCACCGACACCCGCGGCCTCTGGTTCAACAAGGCGATCTTCGCGAAGGCGGGCCTGCCCGCCGACTGGCAGCCCAAGAACTGGGCGGAGATCCTCACCGCGGCCCGTACCGTCAAACAGAAGGTCCCCGGCGTCATCCCGCTCAATGTCTACACCGGCAAGGGCCCCGGCGAGGCGGCCGTGATGCAGGGCTTCGAGATGCTGCTGTACGGCACCGGCGAGGATCCCCTCTACGACGCCTCCGCCAAGAAGTGGGTCACGGGCGGCAAGGGCTTCAAGGACTCGCTCGACTTCGTACGGACGGTGTACGCGGAGAAGCTCGGCCCGGACGTCTCGGACGCCCTGGACCCCAACGTCGGCACACGCGTCGCCACCGAGTGGCTTCCCGAGGGCAAGCTGGCGATCTCCCTGGACGGCTCCTGGATGGGCCAGAACTGGATCAATAAGGGCCCCAAGGAGTGGCCGGACTGGAGCAAGGAGCTCGCCCAGACCCCGATGCCGACGCAGACCGGGCAGGCGCCCGGCAAGGTGTCCATGTCCGGCGGCTGGGCCTGGTCGATCCCGCAGAAGGCCAAGAACCCCGATCTCGCCTTCGACTTCATCAAGACGGTCCAGACGGCAGAGAACGCGACGCGGTGGTGCGTGGTCGCCGCGCAGATCGCCGTACGCAAGGATGTGGCGGCCGACCCGAAGTATCTGAAGTCCATGCCGGGCATCGACTTCTTCACCGGTCTTGTGCAGTACACCCACTACCGGCCGGCGCTGCCCGTCTATCCGCAGGTCTCGACGGCCATCGGCGAGGCGATGGAGAAGGTGACGACGGGTGACGCATCGGCCGCGGACGCGGCGAAGGCGTACGACGACCAGCTGAAGACGATCGTCGACGGCGCGGTCCTCACCAAGTGAGCGCCACCAGAACGGGATGGTGGCGGTGGGTACCGCTCGCCCCCGCCACCATCCTTCTGCTTCTCTTTCTGGCAGGACCGATCGGCTACTGCGTCTGGATCGCGTTCACCAACACGCAGCTGACGGGTGCGTCCGGCTCCGACTTCGTCGGCCTGGACAACTTCCGCCGGGCCTTCGCCGACGACGATTTCCGTAACGCCGTCTGGCTCACGCTCGTCTTCACCTTCGTCTCGGCCGTGGTCGGCCAGAACACGCTGGGCCTGGCGCTGGCCGGTCTGATGCGGGCCGCGTCCCGTCCCGTACGGACTCTCACCGGCACCCTCGTCATCACGGCCTGGGTGCTGCCGGAGATCGTCGCGGCGTTCCTGCTGTACACCTTCTTCCGCCGCGAGGGAACGCTGAACGCCCTGCTGGACTGGCTCCATCTGCCGTCCCAGAACTGGCTGTTCACACTGCCGATCCTTGCGGTGTCGTTCGCCAATGTCTGGCGCGGCACCGCCTTCTCGATGCTGATCTACTCCGCCGCGCTCGCCGAGATCCCGCGCGACATCACGGAGGCGGCGGAGGTCGACGGGGCGAGCGGTCCGCGCCGGGTCTGGCACATCACGCTGCCGATGATCCGCCGCTCGATCGGCACCAACCTGATGCTGAACACGCTCTCGACGCTGTCGGTCTTCGGCCTGATCTGGGCGATGACGCGCGGCGGCCCGGGCAATCGCAGCCAGACACTGCCGGTGTTCATGTACGACCAGGCGTTCCTGAAGAGCCTGATCGGCTACGGCACGGCGGTGGCGCTGCTGCTTCTGCTGGTGGGCTCGCTGTTCTCGATCGTCTATCTGCGTCTGATGAAGGTGGAGGCGTGATGCGCCGGACCACCCGGGCCCGGCTCGCCGCCGACGCCGCCCTGCTGCTGACCGCCGCGGCTTTCGCGATTCCGCTGGTGTGGCTGCTGCTGGCCTCGGTGGACACGGAGGCGGATCTGCGGGTGCGGGCGCCCTCGTCGTTCACCGCGGACAATTTCGACGCGGTACTCACCGACGAGATCACCTTCACGCCGATGCTCAACAGCCTGCTGCTGTGCGGCGGCGCGACCCTGCTGACGGTGGTGTGCGCGGCGCTCGCCGCGTATCCGCTCTCCCGCCATCACTCGCGCTGGGGCCGTCCGTATCTGCTGACGATCCTGTTCACGACGTGTCTGCCGATCACCGCGGTCATGGTCCCGGTCTACGGACTGTTCGTTCAGGTCAATCTGATCGACACGATGTACGGTACGGGCCTGTTCCTCGCCACGTCCCAGCTGCCGTTCTCCATCTGGCTGATGAAGAATTTCATGGACGGCGTCCCGGTGGTCCTGGAGGAGGCGGCCTGGACGGACGGCGCATCGAATCTGCAGACGCTGACCAGGGTCGTCCTGCCGCTGATGGGCCCGGGACTGACCGTGGTGACGATCTACACCTTCATCCAGCTCTGGGGGAACTTCTTCGTACCGTTCATGCTGATCCTCTCCCCCGAGCAGCTGCCGGCGTCCGTCTCGATCTTCAGCTTCTTCGGCAACTACGGCTCGGTGATCTACGGGCAGCTCGCGGCGTTCTCGATCCTGTACTCGGCGCCGGTCCTGGTGCTGTACATGCTGATCGCCCGGAGGCTGGGCGGCGGGTTCGCACTCGGCGGCGCCGTCAAGGGGTGATGGTCCGGCGTGTACCGTCACGTGACGTTACCAAGCAGTAACGATCAGCTCGGACGTTCCTACGATAAGTCGCTCTGGGTGAACGCACCGTAGTCGCCATCCCCTCCGGCCCCCTAGCGTGTGTGCGTGCACCACACCCCCTCCCCACCCTTCAACGCCCCCGCCGCACGCCGACTGCGCGAGGCCCTCGGAATGGCGCCCGGCCATGTCGCGTACGGCCTCCGTGCCCAGTACGGACTCCACATCACCCCCGACACGGTGGTCGCCTGGGAACGCGGACTCGACGCCCCCGGTTCGCACGAACTGACCGCGCTCGCCGGGGTGTTGTGGTGTGCGCCCACCGATCTGCTCACCGCCGCGAGCACTCTGCGCGAGCACCGGATGGCACGCGGCCTCGCCCCCGACGACCTGGCGCGGCGGGTGGGCGTGGACGCCACCTCGTATGTGCGGATGGAGGAGTCGGGGCGCTGGCGCGCCAATGAGCGGCAGACCACCGCGCTCGCCGAGGTGCTTGAGCTGGGCCCCCGCGAGCTGCTGACCGCGACCGGCCGGGACGAGGACCTCGCCGACCTGCTGCGGGACGCGGTGAAGGCTCGCTGGCAGGCGTACGTCCGTCCGGTCGGGAAGATGCTGCCGATGGACCGCGGCCACCTCGAGGACGTACTGCAGGAGTTGCACGCCGACTACCAGTCCCGGACGGTGGCCACCCTCAACTGGGGCACAGCCTCGCAGGACACCGGGGAGCCGGGCCGGGAGTTCCTGGACCGGATAGTGGAGCACTTCTGGGAACTGGCGCGCGGCTAAACCCCGTTGGGATCCCGGTCGAACGCGAACAACTGGCCCTTCGCGTCCTTGGTACAGGCCAGCTGCCGTAGCTTGGCGCCGGGCTTCGTCGCGGCCTCAGGCACCCCGGCGCACAGGTTGCTGTGCAGTGGCCGCAGCCGGTAGCCGCGCACCGGCTGCCCCACCGGCTCCAGCAGGAAGGCCTCGGCGGGGCCGCGCTTGCCGCACTCCTGGTCTTCGAGCGGCGCGCCGACCTCCAGCGACTTGTCCTTGACACCGGTGCAGCCCTCGCCGAATTGCCTGTGGAAGGTCACGATCCGCCAGGCGGGTTCGATGGGCTTCAGGCTGAAGCGCGGGGTGGTGTCGGGCGAGCACGGCTGCTGGTAGAGCTGCCCGTTCTGCCCGCCGGCCTCGGCCAGACACAGGCCCGAGTGGACGGCCTTGATCTGTACGGGCCCGGGCTGAAGGGAGCCGGACTGAGAAGAGCCGGACTGAGAAGGGCGCGGCTGAGAAGAGCCGGGCTGCTCCGTGCTCTGTCTCTTCTCCGCCTGTTTGTGCTCCACCTGTCTGTTCTCCGACTCATCGGAGTCGCGGGAGGCGAGCGTCACCGCCAGCGCGACCACGCCAAGCGCCACGATCACCGTCGGCAGCACCGCACGGGCGAGCCACGGCCTGCGCGGCGGCTCGGGCGGCGCGGACTCCTCGGTCCCGCGTCCCGGTTCTGGTCCCGGTTCTGGTCCCGCTTCCGATCCCGCTTCCGATCCCAGTTCCGGTTCCGGTTGGCCGACGGCGTACGCCGGGACCTCGAAGGACTGCCGCTCGCGCCGGCTGAGCTCCTTGCGTACGCGCACCCAGGTCTCGGTCGTCCCGGGGCCGCAGCCGCAGGCGCGTACGAAAGCCACCACGAGTTCCTCGCGCGGCACCGTGCTACGGCTGAGCATATTGGCGACGGTCGAGCGCGGCAGTACATCGCCGACCGCGTCCGCCCGCGCGGTCAACTCCCGGTAGGTCAGGCCGGACCAGTCCTTGAGCGCCTGCATCTGCGCGACGAATTCGCCGGAGCTCTGGGCCTGTTCGGGATCCGGAGCGGCGGGTCCGTCGGAGTCCATGCGTCCCTCCCCTTCAACGTTCACGTGCTGGGACAGGGTTGGGACATGTCCCGGACGCGGAACAGCCTTGCGATTCGCGCCAGTCAACTCAAGAGTGATCTGCGCCATCCAAGGCGGAAAAAGAGTGGCCTTGATCGCGCACGGGGGTCGCGATCAAGGCCACTGGGGAGCCGAAGCCGAAGCCGAAGCCCGCAGGGTCAGAAGACCGACTCCGCCTCGTACACCCGGTCCTCGGGCACGGTCTTCAGCTGGGCGACCGCCGCCGCCAGCGGCACCATGACAACGTCCGTCCCGCGCAGCGCGGTCATCATGCCGAACTCGCCGCGGTGCGCCGCCTCAACCGCGTGCCAGCCGAAGCGCGTCGCCAGCACCCGGTCGTACGCGGTCGGCGTGCCACCGCGCTGCACATGACCGAGAATCACCGGCCGCGCCTCCTTGCCGAGCCGCAGCTCCAGCTCCGCGGCGAGGCGGTTGCCGATGCCCTCGAAGCGCTCGTGCCCGAACTGGTCGATCTCGCCCTTCGCGTAATCCATCGAGCCCTCGGCCGGATGCGCACCCTCCGCGACGCACACCACAGCGAACTTCTTACCGCGCGAGAATCGCTCCTCGACCATCTTGACCAGGTCCTCGACCTGGAAACGCCGCTCGGGCAGACAGATGCCGTGCGCGCCGCCCGCCATGCCGGACTCCAGCGCGATCCAGCCCGCGTGCCGACCCATGACCTCGACGACCATCACGCGCTGGTGCGACTCGGCCGTGGTCTTGAGGCGGTCGATGGCCTCGGTGGCGACGGTGACGGCGGTGTCGAAGCCGAAGGTGCGGTCGGTGGCGGAGATGTCGTTGTCGATCGTCTTCGGTACGCCGACGACAGGCATCCCCGCGTCGGCGAGCATCCGGGACGCGGTGAGCGTGCCCTCGCCGCCGATCGGGATGAGCGCGTCGATGCCGTACTGCTTCGCCAACTCCGCAGAATTCTCTGCGGCTTCGCGCAGCCGGCCGCGCTCGAGGCGCGCGGAGCCCAGGATCGTACCGCCGCGGGCGAGTATGCCGCTGACGGCGTTGAGGTCGAGCGGGCGGTAGTGGCCGTCGAGCAGCCCCTTGAACCCGTCCTCGAAACCTATGACTTCATCGCCGTGTCCGGTCAGGGCACGGTGCACGACCGACCGGATCACTGCGTTCAGGCCCGGGCAGTCGCCGCCTGCCGTGAGAACTCCGATGCGCATCGTGCTGTGTCTCCTGCTCGTCATTGGTACATGTGAGCCCAGGTTCGATTGTTCCACGGACCCCGGGGAACCCGCGCTTTCAGCTACTCCGCCGTACTGCACTAGGCCCTTGCTCGCGGGCCTTTGGACCCGGCTCCATCCGTGCCCCGATCCGGGCCTTAATCCGGGCCTGAATCCCGGCCTGATCCGGGCCCCGTCCGGCGGGCGCTCTATCCACCCGCAGAGGTATTGTCAAGAGGGCAATGCCGCCCCAAGCGGCTTTTTTGTATGCACAAACATGGACATGACGGGAGAGCATGCGTGACGCGCAGCGTGTACGTGACCGGGATCGACCGCAGAGACGGCCGACAGGTCGTCGAGCTGGGAGTCATGGAGCTCCTGACCCGCCAGGTGGACCGGGTGGGTGTCTTCCGCCCGCTGGTCCACGACGGCCCCGACCGGTTGTTCGACCTGTTGCGTGCCCGCTACCGGCTGTCGCAGGACCCCGCGTCCGTCTACGGCCTGGACTACCACGAGGCCGCCGCGCTGCAGGCCGAGAAGGGCACCGACGAGCTGGTCTCCCGGCTCGTCGAGCGCTTCCACCAGGTGGCGCGGGATTACGAGGTCGTGCTCGTCCTCGGCACCGACTACCACGGCACCCAGCTCCCCGACGAGCTCGCGCTCAATGCCCGGCTGGCCAATGAATTCGGCGCCTCGGTCATCCCGGTGGTCGGCGGCAAGGGCCAGACCGCCGAGTCGGTACGGGCCGAGACCCGTAACGCCTACCGCGCGTACGAGGTCCTGGGCTGCAACGTCCTCGCCATGGTCGTCAACCGGGTCGCCCCCGAGGAGCGCGAGAGCATAGCCGAGCGGCTGGCGGCCCGCCTCCCGGTGCCCTGCTACGCGCTGCCCGACGAGCCGGCGCTCGCGGCCCCCACGGTCGCCCAGATCACCCACGCGCTGCGCGGCACGGTGCTCCTCGGCGACGACGCGGGCCTGTCCCGTGACGCGCTGGACTTCGTCTTCGGCGGGGCGATGCTGCCCAACGTCCTGAACGCCCTGACCCCCGGCTGCATGGTGGTCACCCCCGGCGACCGCGCCGACCTGGTGGTGGGCGCGCTCGCCGCGCACTCCGCGGGCACCCCGCCCATCGCGGGCGTACTGCTGACGCTGAACGAGCGGCCGAGCGAGCAGATCCTGACGCTGGCTTCCCGGCTCGCGCCGGGCACCCCGGTGGTCCTCGTCCCCGGCACCAGCTTCCCCACCGCGGCCGAACTCTTCGCGCTGGAAGGCAAGTTGAGCGCATCGACGCCGCGCAAGGCGGAGACCGCGCTGGGCCTGTTCGAGCGGCATGTCGACACCGGCGATCTGCTGGCCCGTATCTCGGTGGCCCGCAGCGGCCGGGTCACCCCGATGATGTTCGAGCACGATCTGCTGGAGCAGGCCCGCGCCGACCGCCGTCGCGTCGTGCTGCCCGAGGGCACCGAGGAGCGGGTGCTGCGCGCCGCCGACGTGCTGCTGCGCCGGGATGTCTGCGAGCTGACCCTGCTCGGCGACACGGAGGTCATCCGCAAGAAGGCCGCGGACCTGGGCATCGACCTGAGCGCGGGCGACACCCAGCTGATCGACCCGCAGACCTCCGAGCTGCGCCAGGTCTTCGCCGAGCGGTACGCACAGCTGCGCGCCCACAAGGGCGTGACGGTGGAGCTGGCGTACGACGTGGTGGCGGATGTGAACTACTTCGGCACCCTGATGGTCCAGGAGGGTCTGGCCGACGGCATGGTGTCGGGCTCGGTGCACTCGACGGCCGCGACGATCCGCCCCGCCTTCGAGATCATCAAGACGAAGCCTGGGGGCACCTCCCAGGGCGAAGCCTCTGGGGGAGCTTCGATCGTCTCGTCGGTCTTCTTCATGTGCCTGGCCGACAAGGTGCTGGTGTACGGCGACTGCGCGGTCAACCCGGACCCGGACGCAGAGGAGCTCGCGGACATCGCGGTCCAGTCGGCGGTGACGGCGGCCCGCTTCGGCGTGGAGCCGCGGATCGCGATGCTCTCGTACTCCACCGGCACCTCCGGCTCCGGCGCGGACGTCGACAAGGTGCGGGAGGCGACCAAGCTGGTCCGGGCGTCGCGTCCGGACCTGCGGATCGAGGGCCCGATCCAGTACGACGCGGCGGTCGAGCCGTCCGTCGCGGCGACGAAGCTGCCGGACTCCGAGGTGGCGGGCGAGGCGACGGTGCTGATCTTCCCGGACCTCAACACCGGCAACAACACCTACAAGGCCGTGCAGCGCTCGGCCGGCGCCGTGGCCGTCGGGCCGGTGCTGCAGGGTCTGCGCAAGCCGGTGAACGACCTGTCGCGCGGCGCGCTCGTCAGCGACATCGTGAACACGGTCGCGATCACCGCGATCCAGTCGCAGCCCGTGCAGACCGAATCCGTATGACCACGCCTACAGAAAGCACGACCGCCGTGACCGCGAATGCCACCCGGGTCCTCGTCCTCAACTCCGGCTCCTCGTCGGTGAAGTACCAGCTGCTCGACATGCGCGACCGTTCGCGCCTGGCGGTCGGGCTGGTCGAGCGGATCGGCGAGGAGACCTCCCGTCTTGTGCACACCCCGCTGACCGGCGGCGCCGAGAAGCGCGAGCGCACCGGCCCGATCGCCGATCACGCCGCGGCGCTCAAGGCGGTCGCCGACGAGCTGACGCACGACGGGCTGGGCCTGGACTCCCCCGAGCTGGCGGCCATCGGCCATCGGGTGGTCCACGGCGGGCTGCGATTCACCGAGCCGACCGTGATCACCGAGGAGGTGCTCGCGGAGGTGGAGCGGCTGGTCCCGGTTGCCCCGCTGCACAACCCGGCGAACATCGCCGGCATCCGCACCGCCCGGGCGCTGCGCCCGGATCTCCCCCAGGTCGCGGTCTTCGACACGGCCTTCCATACGACGATGCCGGAGTCCGCGGCCCGCTACGCGATCGACGTGGAGACGGCGGACGCACACCGGATCCGCCGCTACGGCTTCCACGGCACGTCGCACGCGTACGTCTCGCGCCGGACCGCGGCCCTGCTGGGCAAGGAGCCGTCCGAGGTGAACGTCATCGTCCTGCACCTGGGCAACGGCGCATCCGCATCGGCGGTGGCGGGCGGGCGGTGCGTGGAGACCTCGATGGGACTGACGCCGCTGGAGGGCCTGGTGATGGGTACCCGCTCCGGTGACATTGACCCCGCGGTTACGTTCCACCTCAAGCGGGTCGCGGGAATGTCGGCAGACGAGATCGACGAACTGCTCAACAAGAAGAGCGGTCTGATGGGTCTGTGCGGCGACAACGACATGCGGGAGATCCGCCGCAGGATCGATGAGGGGGACGAGCGCGCGCGGCTCGCCTTCGACATCTACATCCACCGGCTGAAGAAGTACATAGGCGCGTATTACGCGGTACTCGGCCGGGTGGACGCGATCGCGTTCACGGCCGGGGTCGGTGAGAACGCGGCGCCGGTGCGCGAGGCAGCCGTCGCGGGCCTGGAGGAGCTGGGGCTTGTGGTGGACGCGGACCTGAACGCCGTACGCAGCGCCGAGCCGCGGTTGATCTCGCCCAACTACGCACGGGTCGCGGTGGCCGTTGTCCCGACGGACGAGGAATTGGAGATCGCGCAGCAGACCTTCGCTCTGGTCGCTCCGGAGGGCGTCTGAGAACGGCCCCGATGGCCCTCGCCTGAGCGGCAGCCCGCCCATTTGTACTTTCCACCAGACGGAATATTCCGCATCGAAACAAACCGATAGGATCCGCCTTATGCGCCGTTCCAAAATCGTCTGCACACTGGGCCCCGCCGTCGACTCCTATGAGCAGCTGAAAGCGCTCATCGAGGCCGGCATGAACGTGGCCCGTTTCAACATGAGCCATGGCACCCACGCTGAGCACGAGGAGCGGTATCACCGCGTGCGTAAGGCGTCGGACGACACCGGCCGCGCGGTCGGCGTACTCGCCGACCTCCAGGGCCCCAAGATCCGTCTGGAAACCTTCGCCGAGGGGCCGGTCGAACTGGTCCGCGGCGACGAATTCACCATCACCACCGAGGATGTCGCCGGCAACAAGTCGATCTGCGGCACGACCTACAAGGGCCTGCCCGGCGATGTGTCCAAGGGCGACCAGATCCTGATCAACGACGGCAATGTAGAACTGCGGGTCGTCGAGGTCGATGGTCCCCGGGTCAAGACGATCGTCGTCGAGGGCGGTGTGATCTCCGACCACAAGGGCATCAACCTGCCCGGCGCGGCCGTCAATGTCCCGGCCCTGTCCGAGAAGGACGTCGACGATCTGCGCTTCGCCCTGCGGATGGGCTGCGACCTGGTCGCGCTCTCCTTCGTACGGGACGCGAGCGACGTCAAGGACGTCCACAAGGTGATGGACGAGGAGGGCCGCCGGGTCCCGGTCATCGCCAAGGTGGAGAAGCCTCAGGCGGTCGAGAACATGCAGGACGTCGTGATGGCGTTCGACGGCGTGATGGTCGCGCGTGGTGACCTGGCCGTCGAGTACCCACTCGAGAAGGTCCCGATGGTGCAGAAGCGCCTCATCGAGCTGTGCCGCCGCAACGCCAAGCCGGTGATCGTGGCGACCCAGATGATGGAGTCGATGATCACCAACTCCCGCCCGACCCGCGCCGAGGCGTCCGACGTCGCGAACGCGATCCTGGACGGCGCGGACGCGGTCATGCTCTCGGCCGAGTCCTCGGTCGGCGCGTACCCGATCGAGACGGTCAAGACGATGTCGAAGATCGTCGTCGCGGCGGAGGAGGAGCTGCTCTCCAAGGGCCTCCAGCCCCTGGTCCCGGGCAAGAAGCCGCGCACCCAGGGCGGCTCGGTGGCCCGCGCGGCCTGCGAGATCGCGGACTTCCTGGACGGCAAGGCCCTGGTCGCCTTCACCAAGTCCGGCGACACGGCCCGCCGCCTGTCCCGCTACCGCGTGACCCAGCCGATCCTGGCCTTCACGACGGAGGCGGCGACCCGCAGCCAACTGGCGCTGAGCTGGGGCGTGGAGTCGTATGTGGTCCCGCACGTGAACAACACGGACGCGAT
It includes:
- the pyk gene encoding pyruvate kinase, producing MRRSKIVCTLGPAVDSYEQLKALIEAGMNVARFNMSHGTHAEHEERYHRVRKASDDTGRAVGVLADLQGPKIRLETFAEGPVELVRGDEFTITTEDVAGNKSICGTTYKGLPGDVSKGDQILINDGNVELRVVEVDGPRVKTIVVEGGVISDHKGINLPGAAVNVPALSEKDVDDLRFALRMGCDLVALSFVRDASDVKDVHKVMDEEGRRVPVIAKVEKPQAVENMQDVVMAFDGVMVARGDLAVEYPLEKVPMVQKRLIELCRRNAKPVIVATQMMESMITNSRPTRAEASDVANAILDGADAVMLSAESSVGAYPIETVKTMSKIVVAAEEELLSKGLQPLVPGKKPRTQGGSVARAACEIADFLDGKALVAFTKSGDTARRLSRYRVTQPILAFTTEAATRSQLALSWGVESYVVPHVNNTDAMVDLVDAELLKLQRHNEGDIMIITAGSPPGVPGTTNMVRVHHLGGEHRG
- a CDS encoding acetate kinase, with amino-acid sequence MTTPTESTTAVTANATRVLVLNSGSSSVKYQLLDMRDRSRLAVGLVERIGEETSRLVHTPLTGGAEKRERTGPIADHAAALKAVADELTHDGLGLDSPELAAIGHRVVHGGLRFTEPTVITEEVLAEVERLVPVAPLHNPANIAGIRTARALRPDLPQVAVFDTAFHTTMPESAARYAIDVETADAHRIRRYGFHGTSHAYVSRRTAALLGKEPSEVNVIVLHLGNGASASAVAGGRCVETSMGLTPLEGLVMGTRSGDIDPAVTFHLKRVAGMSADEIDELLNKKSGLMGLCGDNDMREIRRRIDEGDERARLAFDIYIHRLKKYIGAYYAVLGRVDAIAFTAGVGENAAPVREAAVAGLEELGLVVDADLNAVRSAEPRLISPNYARVAVAVVPTDEELEIAQQTFALVAPEGV
- the pta gene encoding phosphate acetyltransferase; translation: MTRSVYVTGIDRRDGRQVVELGVMELLTRQVDRVGVFRPLVHDGPDRLFDLLRARYRLSQDPASVYGLDYHEAAALQAEKGTDELVSRLVERFHQVARDYEVVLVLGTDYHGTQLPDELALNARLANEFGASVIPVVGGKGQTAESVRAETRNAYRAYEVLGCNVLAMVVNRVAPEERESIAERLAARLPVPCYALPDEPALAAPTVAQITHALRGTVLLGDDAGLSRDALDFVFGGAMLPNVLNALTPGCMVVTPGDRADLVVGALAAHSAGTPPIAGVLLTLNERPSEQILTLASRLAPGTPVVLVPGTSFPTAAELFALEGKLSASTPRKAETALGLFERHVDTGDLLARISVARSGRVTPMMFEHDLLEQARADRRRVVLPEGTEERVLRAADVLLRRDVCELTLLGDTEVIRKKAADLGIDLSAGDTQLIDPQTSELRQVFAERYAQLRAHKGVTVELAYDVVADVNYFGTLMVQEGLADGMVSGSVHSTAATIRPAFEIIKTKPGGTSQGEASGGASIVSSVFFMCLADKVLVYGDCAVNPDPDAEELADIAVQSAVTAARFGVEPRIAMLSYSTGTSGSGADVDKVREATKLVRASRPDLRIEGPIQYDAAVEPSVAATKLPDSEVAGEATVLIFPDLNTGNNTYKAVQRSAGAVAVGPVLQGLRKPVNDLSRGALVSDIVNTVAITAIQSQPVQTESV